One stretch of Alcaligenes aquatilis DNA includes these proteins:
- a CDS encoding peptidylprolyl isomerase encodes MAQASARHILVSTEEKANELKTAIEGGSDFAQVAKENSSCPSARMGGELGTFGRGQMVPEFDQVVFSAPVGVVQGPVKTQFGYHLVEVTARQD; translated from the coding sequence ATGGCACAAGCCTCCGCACGCCACATTCTGGTCAGCACCGAAGAGAAAGCGAACGAATTGAAAACCGCTATCGAAGGTGGTTCTGACTTTGCTCAGGTGGCCAAGGAAAATTCCAGCTGCCCATCGGCCCGCATGGGCGGCGAGCTGGGAACATTTGGCCGTGGCCAAATGGTGCCCGAGTTCGATCAGGTTGTGTTCAGCGCCCCCGTTGGCGTTGTGCAAGGCCCCGTCAAGACTCAGTTCGGCTACCACCTGGTAGAAGTGACTGCACGTCAGGACTGA